The Cydia amplana chromosome 21, ilCydAmpl1.1, whole genome shotgun sequence genome includes a window with the following:
- the LOC134658150 gene encoding uncharacterized protein LOC134658150: MGKRKRSRSKESDYNDILRKMKKLERKLKERRERSLSVSSNSSSLNYRDENYDYDRYYDVYPDLLGEDPSTKKIYGASLHKDIAPRWAHILTNGLTKESQADLIKQYRLPENCTNLSSPKLNPEIKAALSELNIKQDQYSQGKQNQIGSGLAALGQALNWVVTAKDIVPPDIVKALIDAGRLICDNHYRESLSRRYAILNTLNRNIRDTVKDTKIDENLFGSNLSDHLKSSKAITKTGSEMKPAPRPPYRAPSAFQPQRGALNSRGNSRAAATEPRTAPASRRPPPAPQPRDRRQPATRGRHRASGYSRHQRRH, translated from the exons ATGGGAAAAAGGAAGAGGTCTAGGTCAAAGGAAAGTGattataatgatattttaagaaaaatgaaaaaattagaACGCAAGTTAAAGGAAAGACGAGAACGGTCGTTATCAGTGAGTTCAAATTCATCGAGTTTAAACTACCGCGAtgaaaattatgattatgaccgatattacgATGTTTATCCAG ATCTTTTAGGAGAGGACCCTTCTACTAAAAAGATTTACGGTGCAAGCTTACATAAAGACATTGCCCCAAGGTGGGCTCATATTCTTACTAATGGTCTGACGAAAGAATCTCAAGCGGATCTAATAAAACAATATCGGTTACCCGAAAACTGCACCAATTTATCATCGCCAAAATTGAATCCTGAAATAAAAGCTGCGCTCTCCGAATTAAATATCAAACAAGATCAGTATAGCCAGggtaaacaaaatcaaattggaAGCGGTCTCGCAGCTCTAGGACAAGCTTTAAATTGGGTTGTCACAGCCAAAGATATTGTACCTCCAGATATTGTTAAAGCCTTAATTGACGCCGGGAGGCTTATCTGCGACAACCACTACAGGGAATCGTTATCGCGTAGATATGCGATACTGAACACACTTAACAGAAACATCAGAGATACTGTTAAAGATACAAAGATTGACGAGAATCTCTTTGGATCCAATTTATCTGACCACTTGAAGTCATCAAAAGCAATAACGAAGACTGGCTCTGAAATGAAGCCAGCGCCCCGCCCACCATACAGGGCGCCATCAGCTTTCCAGCCACAAAGAGGAGCTTTAAACTCGAGGGGGAACTCGCGCGCAGCAGCGACCGAGCCACGGACAGCGCCTGCGTCCCGCCGGCCGCCGCCTGCCCCGCAGCCGCGAGATCGCCGCCAGCCTGCCACGCGGGGCCGTCATCGCGCTTCCGGATATTCGAGACATCAGAGGAGACATTAA